A region from the Cryptosporangium arvum DSM 44712 genome encodes:
- a CDS encoding sugar ABC transporter substrate-binding protein, producing the protein MVRAAAALALALPLALAGCGGGGSDSGGDPTKLRVLDYYNNEPDKAVYTKVLNACAAENKVTIQREAVPGDTLIQKVLQQSSSRTLPDVLMLDNPDLQQIAATGALSPLSDYDLKADGYVPGVVAASTYKDKLYGLQPVTNTIGLFYNKDILAAAGVQPPTTWEELRAAAKKLTKGKQYGIGFSAPANYEGTWQFLPFMWSNGGDEKNIATPETAAALQLWVDLVKDGSASKSVLNWTQADVNDQFKAGNAAMMVNGPWQFPVLNEDTKLHYDVVPIPAPKAGGTAVAPLGGETWTIPNTGNKDKQKNAAKIVECLNSDENQLLLAKERQTVPTKTSLQDKFVTEVPSMKAFSTLVKDARARTGELGADWPKAATKIYTAVQAALTGGATPQKALQDAQNG; encoded by the coding sequence ATGGTTCGCGCCGCAGCCGCACTGGCTCTGGCGCTCCCGCTCGCACTCGCCGGGTGCGGCGGCGGAGGGAGCGACTCGGGCGGAGACCCGACGAAGTTACGCGTCCTCGACTACTACAACAACGAACCCGACAAAGCCGTTTACACCAAGGTGCTGAACGCCTGCGCCGCCGAGAACAAGGTGACGATCCAGCGCGAGGCCGTGCCCGGCGACACGCTCATCCAGAAGGTGCTGCAGCAGAGCTCCTCCCGGACGCTGCCGGACGTCCTGATGCTCGACAACCCCGACCTGCAGCAGATCGCGGCGACCGGTGCGCTCTCCCCGCTCAGCGACTACGACCTGAAGGCCGACGGCTACGTGCCGGGCGTCGTCGCGGCCTCGACCTACAAGGACAAGCTCTACGGCCTGCAGCCGGTCACGAACACGATCGGGCTGTTCTACAACAAGGACATCCTGGCCGCGGCCGGCGTGCAGCCGCCGACGACCTGGGAAGAGCTGCGTGCCGCGGCCAAGAAGCTCACCAAGGGCAAGCAGTACGGCATCGGGTTCTCCGCGCCCGCCAACTACGAGGGCACCTGGCAGTTCCTGCCGTTCATGTGGTCGAACGGCGGGGACGAGAAGAACATCGCCACGCCCGAGACCGCGGCGGCCCTGCAGCTCTGGGTCGACCTGGTCAAGGACGGGTCCGCCTCCAAGTCGGTGCTGAACTGGACCCAGGCCGACGTCAACGACCAGTTCAAGGCCGGGAACGCCGCGATGATGGTCAACGGCCCCTGGCAGTTCCCGGTGCTCAACGAGGACACGAAGCTGCACTACGACGTGGTGCCGATCCCGGCGCCGAAGGCCGGTGGCACCGCGGTCGCCCCGCTCGGCGGCGAGACCTGGACGATCCCGAACACCGGCAACAAGGACAAGCAGAAGAACGCCGCGAAGATCGTCGAGTGCCTCAACAGCGACGAGAACCAGCTGCTGCTGGCCAAGGAGCGGCAGACGGTCCCGACGAAGACGTCGCTGCAGGACAAGTTCGTCACCGAGGTGCCGAGCATGAAGGCGTTCAGCACGCTGGTGAAGGACGCCCGCGCCCGCACCGGTGAGCTCGGCGCGGACTGGCCGAAGGCCGCGACGAAGATCTACACCGCCGTCCAGGCCGCGCTGACCGGCGGCGCGACACCGCAGAAGGCGCTGCAGGACGCACAGAATGGTTGA
- a CDS encoding LacI family DNA-binding transcriptional regulator gives MATFTSKDVARLAGVSQSTVSYVMSGKRPISEETRRRVLDAIDRLTYEPNAGARALASQRTKVVGLVVPFGVGVDTTGLLPFIETIAGAARARDHDVLLVTADEGSAGIRRLAGRSLCDAIILMDLQTVDDRLAVAANVRTPVILIGVPADPHGMHCVDLDFAEAARLAVGELAATGHDRLALIGHPADIVLRDLNYVRRFADAARSAAAGHGLPLEIIAPVEWGREAAGDAAARLAAIDARRLGVVVPASNTVQPLLHALNARGLVPGRDLSVIGLLTDAAAAEGEPPVTNVSLEPRDVSRRAMQTLFRLLEDRTAPPLIDLITPQLTRRQTVLPGP, from the coding sequence GTGGCCACGTTCACGAGCAAGGACGTCGCCCGCCTCGCCGGTGTCTCGCAGAGCACGGTCTCCTACGTGATGAGCGGCAAGCGCCCGATCTCCGAGGAGACCCGGCGCCGCGTACTCGACGCGATCGACCGCCTCACCTACGAGCCGAACGCCGGTGCCCGCGCCCTCGCCAGCCAGCGGACGAAGGTCGTCGGGCTGGTGGTGCCGTTCGGGGTGGGCGTCGACACCACCGGCCTGCTGCCGTTCATCGAGACGATCGCGGGTGCCGCCCGCGCCCGCGACCACGACGTGCTGCTCGTGACCGCGGACGAGGGCTCGGCCGGCATCCGGCGGCTGGCCGGCCGGTCGCTGTGCGACGCGATCATCCTGATGGACCTGCAGACCGTCGACGACCGGCTCGCGGTGGCGGCGAACGTCCGCACGCCGGTGATCCTGATCGGCGTCCCGGCCGACCCGCACGGCATGCACTGCGTCGATCTCGACTTCGCCGAAGCCGCCCGGCTCGCGGTCGGCGAGCTCGCCGCGACCGGCCACGATCGGCTGGCGCTGATCGGTCACCCGGCCGACATCGTGCTCCGCGACCTCAACTACGTCCGGCGCTTCGCCGACGCCGCCCGGTCGGCGGCCGCGGGCCACGGCCTGCCGCTGGAGATCATCGCGCCGGTCGAATGGGGCCGGGAAGCCGCGGGGGACGCCGCGGCACGGCTGGCCGCGATCGACGCCCGGCGGCTGGGCGTCGTCGTGCCGGCGTCGAACACCGTTCAGCCGCTGCTGCACGCGCTCAACGCCCGCGGTCTGGTGCCCGGACGGGACCTGTCGGTGATCGGCCTGCTCACCGACGCCGCGGCCGCCGAGGGCGAGCCGCCGGTCACGAACGTCTCGCTGGAACCGCGGGACGTCTCCCGGCGGGCGATGCAGACACTGTTCCGCCTGCTCGAGGACCGGACCGCACCGCCCCTGATCGACTTGATCACCCCGCAACTCACCCGACGACAGACGGTACTGCCCGGCCCGTAG
- a CDS encoding glycoside hydrolase family 31 protein yields MDALEVRFQHEVLRIEPWGTDSVRVRSAREQIPASDVGALQDRPESGPVTVEDGKLVNGELTVLVELPEDDGYPFPLVRFVRTSTGEELLAEEREHFWWPGARVHYGNRSGAGELHQQFKAYPGERLYGMGQRTHGRLDHKGLALDLVQRNAEVSIPFVLSNRGYGFLWNNPAVGRVEFADNVTRWTATQARAIDYWITVGSPASILSRYADATGHAPKLPSWASGFWQCKLRYRNQEELLEVAREHKRRGLPLEVIVSDFFHWTAMGDYKFDPEEYPDPAAMMSELDELGVRLMVSIWPTISPLSENYPKLRDEGMLIGTDQGAEFHATIRDKGMPVPMPITFHDPTNPATREFLWSVAKKNYFDLGVRVWWLDACEPELNPGHPANLSLHAGPGAEVVNVYPRDTARMFYDGMAATDDPETVLLCRSAWAGSQKYAAAVWSGDIPATWDALRRQVRAGLSIAIAGIPWWTTDIGGFHGGDASDEAYRELMVRWFQYGAFCPLFRLHGNREPRMSTGWDMTGGPNEVWEFGDTAFPIIKDVMFMRERLRPYLHAQLDRASSEGLPAMRPLFVDFPDDARAWEVDDQLMFGPDVLVAPVLEAGARSRPVYLPAGARWTHAFSGEVFEGGTTIEADAPLEQIPVYLRDGADVPVAG; encoded by the coding sequence ATGGACGCCTTGGAAGTCCGCTTTCAACACGAAGTACTCCGGATCGAGCCATGGGGAACCGACAGCGTGCGGGTCCGGTCCGCGCGCGAGCAGATCCCGGCGTCCGACGTCGGGGCGCTGCAGGACCGCCCGGAATCCGGCCCGGTCACCGTCGAGGACGGGAAGCTGGTCAACGGCGAGCTGACCGTCCTCGTCGAGCTGCCGGAGGACGACGGGTACCCGTTCCCGCTCGTGCGTTTCGTGCGGACCTCGACCGGCGAGGAACTGCTCGCCGAGGAGCGCGAACACTTCTGGTGGCCGGGCGCGCGGGTGCACTACGGCAACCGGTCGGGCGCCGGCGAGCTGCACCAGCAGTTCAAGGCCTACCCCGGCGAGCGGCTCTACGGGATGGGGCAGCGCACCCACGGCCGGCTCGACCACAAGGGACTCGCGCTCGACCTGGTGCAGCGCAACGCCGAGGTGTCGATCCCGTTCGTGCTGAGCAACCGCGGCTACGGTTTCCTCTGGAACAACCCGGCGGTCGGGCGGGTGGAGTTCGCCGACAACGTGACCCGGTGGACGGCGACCCAGGCGCGGGCCATCGACTACTGGATCACGGTGGGTTCCCCGGCCTCGATCCTGTCCCGGTACGCCGACGCCACCGGCCACGCGCCGAAGCTGCCGTCGTGGGCGTCGGGGTTCTGGCAGTGCAAGCTGCGCTACCGCAACCAGGAAGAGCTCCTCGAGGTCGCGCGCGAACACAAGCGCCGGGGGCTGCCGCTGGAGGTGATCGTCAGCGACTTCTTCCACTGGACGGCGATGGGCGACTACAAGTTCGACCCGGAGGAGTACCCGGACCCGGCGGCGATGATGTCCGAACTCGACGAGCTCGGGGTCCGGCTGATGGTGTCGATCTGGCCGACGATCTCGCCGCTGTCGGAGAACTATCCGAAGCTGCGCGACGAGGGAATGCTCATCGGCACCGATCAGGGCGCGGAGTTCCACGCCACGATCCGGGACAAGGGCATGCCGGTGCCGATGCCGATCACGTTCCACGACCCGACGAACCCGGCGACCCGCGAGTTCCTGTGGTCGGTGGCGAAGAAGAACTACTTCGACCTCGGCGTCCGCGTGTGGTGGCTGGACGCGTGCGAGCCGGAGCTGAACCCGGGCCATCCGGCGAACCTCTCGCTGCACGCGGGCCCGGGCGCGGAGGTGGTGAACGTGTATCCGCGGGACACCGCGCGGATGTTCTACGACGGGATGGCCGCGACCGACGACCCGGAGACCGTGCTGCTCTGCCGCTCGGCCTGGGCCGGCTCGCAGAAGTACGCCGCCGCGGTGTGGTCGGGTGACATCCCCGCGACCTGGGACGCGCTGCGCCGCCAGGTGCGTGCCGGGCTGTCGATCGCGATCGCCGGAATCCCGTGGTGGACCACCGACATCGGCGGTTTCCACGGCGGTGACGCGTCCGACGAGGCGTACCGGGAGCTCATGGTCCGCTGGTTCCAGTACGGCGCGTTCTGCCCGCTGTTCCGGCTGCACGGCAACCGCGAACCCCGGATGTCGACCGGCTGGGACATGACCGGCGGCCCGAACGAGGTGTGGGAGTTCGGGGACACCGCTTTCCCGATCATCAAGGACGTGATGTTCATGCGGGAGCGGCTGCGCCCGTACCTGCACGCCCAGCTGGATCGGGCCTCGTCCGAGGGGCTTCCGGCAATGCGTCCGCTCTTCGTCGACTTCCCCGACGACGCCCGGGCGTGGGAGGTCGACGACCAGCTGATGTTCGGCCCGGACGTGCTCGTCGCGCCGGTGCTGGAGGCGGGCGCCCGCTCCCGGCCGGTGTACCTGCCGGCCGGCGCCCGGTGGACCCACGCGTTCTCGG
- a CDS encoding DUF3145 domain-containing protein, which yields MSARGVLYVHSCPPAVCPHVEWAVARVLGVPVNLKWTAQHADPTTLRTESQWTGSPGTAGEIATALRAWPMTRFEITEEPSPGVDGERIMHVPGRGVHRSTMSANGDIMVSEDRLRSLLATAAGPDALAHGLEKLLAAEWDIELEPYRHAGDGAPVTWLHRTG from the coding sequence GTGTCAGCACGTGGCGTTTTGTACGTCCACTCCTGCCCGCCTGCGGTGTGCCCGCATGTGGAGTGGGCTGTCGCACGGGTCCTTGGCGTGCCCGTGAATCTCAAGTGGACGGCACAACACGCCGATCCTACGACCCTGCGTACCGAGTCCCAGTGGACCGGTAGCCCGGGGACGGCGGGTGAGATCGCCACGGCGCTGCGCGCTTGGCCGATGACTCGTTTCGAGATCACCGAGGAACCCAGCCCCGGCGTCGACGGGGAGCGCATCATGCACGTCCCCGGGCGGGGGGTGCACCGCAGCACGATGAGCGCCAACGGCGACATCATGGTGTCCGAGGACCGCCTGCGCAGCCTGCTGGCCACCGCGGCCGGCCCGGACGCGCTCGCGCACGGCCTGGAGAAGCTCCTGGCCGCCGAGTGGGACATCGAACTCGAGCCGTACCGGCACGCGGGAGACGGCGCCCCGGTCACCTGGCTGCACCGGACAGGCTGA
- a CDS encoding potassium channel family protein — MRWWGARDGWLTRARRDGAYQRFVDRTDDVMLGLSVVFVVVLVWPVLDQGLSASAREWFHWADVTIWVIFVVEYTTRFVLAPERARFVRDHLPDLVVVLIPPLRGLRIVAVLPRLLGLVSMVGRLSRQSLAVRTGTYTAILAIGVLFAGAVTVYGAERDHPDANIRTFPDAVWWAMTTMTTVGYGDRFPVTAQGRAMAAVLMLAGIAILGIVTASIAAWFIGQFTAVASAVEEEVDRDVEILSAVRELSQRLERLESRLDDVVGRVDDTRHAEKGRTGTEPALTRDDLGI; from the coding sequence ATGCGCTGGTGGGGTGCCCGTGACGGCTGGCTGACGAGAGCCCGCCGCGACGGCGCCTACCAGCGCTTCGTCGATCGCACCGACGACGTGATGCTCGGGCTCTCGGTGGTGTTCGTCGTCGTGCTGGTCTGGCCGGTGCTCGACCAAGGCCTCTCGGCGTCGGCGCGGGAGTGGTTCCACTGGGCCGACGTCACGATCTGGGTCATTTTTGTCGTCGAGTACACGACCCGCTTCGTCCTGGCGCCCGAACGCGCGCGATTCGTCCGGGATCATCTGCCTGACCTCGTCGTCGTCCTCATTCCGCCGCTGCGTGGTCTGCGCATCGTCGCGGTGCTGCCGCGGCTGCTGGGGCTCGTCAGCATGGTCGGGCGTCTCTCTCGGCAGAGCCTGGCCGTGCGGACCGGCACCTACACCGCGATCCTGGCGATCGGCGTGCTGTTCGCGGGGGCGGTGACCGTCTACGGCGCCGAGCGCGACCACCCCGACGCGAACATCCGCACGTTCCCGGACGCCGTCTGGTGGGCGATGACCACGATGACGACCGTCGGGTACGGGGACCGGTTCCCGGTGACCGCTCAGGGCCGGGCGATGGCCGCCGTCCTGATGCTGGCCGGCATCGCGATCCTCGGCATCGTGACTGCGAGCATCGCGGCCTGGTTCATCGGGCAGTTCACGGCGGTCGCCTCCGCGGTCGAGGAGGAGGTCGATCGGGACGTCGAGATCCTCTCCGCGGTGAGAGAACTGTCTCAGCGGTTGGAGCGTTTAGAGAGTCGACTTGACGACGTGGTGGGTCGGGTTGACGACACGCGACACGCCGAAAAGGGCAGAACCGGTACAGAACCGGCTCTGACACGCGATGATCTAGGCATCTGA
- a CDS encoding glycoside hydrolase family 3 protein — protein MARHARIAPSRFDRPGGGSRRPLFLAIAGVVVIGLVVGGVWVTRERPSSPSPDGTSAPAPSGDTAAQARAIASKLEDVDLVGQMLMPFVYGDDPDEVSASTRELNQARTGAGTPAEIITKYRLGGVILVRRASDDPTAPTNPASNIGSPAQVRKLTDGLQKTAAELPAGVPLMIGVDQEHGTVTRIRDGVTRLPTAMAFGAADDPALTEQAAAVSGSELAALGIDVDFAPDADVIGGPGNTVIGSRSFGADPGLVSRHVVASVRGYQKAGVATALKHFPGHGHTDVDSHEAIPVLGQDRSALDQDDLAPFKAGIDAGSRIVMSGHLDVEAIDPGTPASLSHKVLTDLLRGELGFTGMVVTDGLDMKALTDRYPAGEVAVRAVLAGNDLLLLPPDVKGAQQALLGALKSGRLPRERAVEAVTRVLTVKLASRPAAPGLDSLKSAQHVSAVERASAAAITVLRGKCSGPLVRGPVTITGGSSEARAFLTAALDRVGVKIGAGGDSIHLAGYLDTAADLRPASVTVATDTPYVLASAKSPTLLATYGTVESSMKALANVLVGRAKAPGKAPVPVSGLPRSACS, from the coding sequence GTGGCCCGTCACGCTCGGATTGCCCCCAGCCGGTTCGACCGTCCCGGGGGTGGATCCCGGCGACCGCTGTTCCTCGCGATCGCCGGGGTCGTCGTCATCGGGCTCGTGGTCGGCGGCGTGTGGGTGACGCGTGAGCGGCCGTCGTCGCCGTCACCGGACGGCACCTCGGCGCCCGCCCCGTCGGGAGACACCGCCGCCCAGGCGCGGGCCATCGCCTCGAAGCTCGAGGACGTCGACTTAGTCGGGCAGATGCTCATGCCGTTCGTCTACGGCGACGACCCGGACGAGGTCAGCGCCTCCACGCGCGAGCTGAACCAGGCCCGCACCGGAGCCGGGACACCCGCCGAGATCATCACGAAGTACCGGCTCGGCGGCGTGATCCTGGTCCGCAGGGCCTCCGACGACCCGACGGCGCCCACGAACCCCGCGTCGAACATCGGCTCGCCGGCCCAGGTACGCAAACTCACCGACGGGCTGCAGAAGACCGCCGCCGAGCTGCCCGCCGGCGTCCCGCTGATGATCGGCGTCGACCAGGAGCACGGCACCGTGACCCGGATCCGCGACGGGGTCACCCGGCTGCCCACCGCGATGGCGTTCGGCGCCGCCGACGACCCGGCGCTGACCGAGCAGGCCGCCGCCGTGTCCGGCTCGGAACTCGCGGCGCTCGGCATCGACGTCGACTTCGCGCCGGACGCGGACGTGATCGGCGGTCCGGGCAACACGGTGATCGGTTCCCGGTCGTTCGGCGCCGACCCGGGGCTGGTGAGCCGCCACGTCGTGGCCTCCGTTCGCGGGTACCAGAAGGCGGGCGTGGCCACCGCGCTCAAGCACTTCCCCGGCCACGGCCACACCGACGTCGACAGCCACGAGGCGATCCCGGTGCTGGGGCAGGACCGGTCCGCGCTCGACCAGGACGACCTGGCGCCGTTCAAGGCCGGTATCGACGCCGGGAGCCGGATCGTGATGTCCGGCCACCTGGACGTCGAGGCGATCGATCCCGGCACCCCCGCCTCGCTGAGCCACAAGGTGCTCACCGACCTGCTCCGCGGCGAACTGGGGTTCACCGGGATGGTGGTCACCGACGGGTTGGACATGAAGGCGCTCACCGACAGGTACCCGGCCGGTGAGGTGGCCGTGCGTGCGGTGCTGGCCGGCAACGACCTGCTGCTGCTCCCGCCCGACGTGAAGGGGGCCCAGCAGGCGCTGCTGGGGGCGCTGAAGTCCGGGCGGCTGCCCCGGGAGCGGGCGGTGGAGGCCGTGACGCGTGTCCTCACGGTCAAGCTCGCGTCGCGGCCGGCCGCGCCGGGGCTGGACTCGCTGAAGTCGGCCCAGCACGTGTCGGCGGTGGAGCGGGCCTCGGCGGCCGCGATCACCGTGCTGCGCGGCAAGTGCTCCGGGCCGCTGGTGCGAGGCCCGGTGACGATCACGGGCGGGTCGTCCGAGGCCCGGGCGTTCCTGACCGCGGCGTTGGACCGGGTCGGGGTGAAGATCGGCGCCGGTGGGGACTCGATCCACCTGGCGGGATACCTGGACACGGCCGCGGACCTCCGCCCCGCGTCGGTGACGGTGGCCACGGACACGCCGTACGTGCTGGCGTCGGCGAAGTCCCCGACGCTGCTGGCCACGTACGGGACCGTGGAGTCCTCGATGAAGGCGCTGGCGAACGTCCTGGTGGGCCGGGCCAAGGCTCCAGGAAAAGCACCCGTACCCGTGAGTGGCCTCCCCCGCTCGGCCTGCTCGTAA
- a CDS encoding carbohydrate ABC transporter permease → MVDSRRRHRALEILFLVPAVAYLVLFFGYPIVKNLTMGFQEYTTSTFYTGEAPWVGFANYSAVIGSSVFGKALLNTAVFTVASIAGQFVLGLGIALYFRRRFPLSGLLRSLILLPWLIPLIVASAIWRWILDQDNGALNRVIPGSPGWLTSTSLALIACIIVNIWIGIPFNTTILYGGLQDIPPDLYEAAALDGATGWRAFRYVTWPLLRPVVNVVLVLGLVYTIKVLDLILGLTRGGPANATQTLATQSYQLSFVEFDFGQGAALGNILIVISLVFAFVYLRSARREA, encoded by the coding sequence ATGGTTGATTCACGTCGCCGGCACCGGGCACTGGAAATCCTGTTCCTGGTGCCGGCGGTGGCCTACCTCGTGCTGTTCTTCGGGTACCCGATCGTCAAGAACCTCACGATGGGCTTCCAGGAGTACACGACCTCGACGTTCTACACCGGCGAGGCACCGTGGGTGGGGTTCGCGAACTACAGCGCGGTGATCGGCTCGTCGGTCTTCGGCAAGGCGCTGCTCAACACCGCCGTGTTCACGGTGGCCTCGATCGCCGGGCAGTTCGTGCTCGGCCTGGGGATCGCGCTGTACTTCCGGCGGCGGTTCCCGCTGTCGGGGCTGCTGCGGTCACTGATCCTGCTGCCCTGGCTGATCCCGCTGATCGTGGCGAGCGCCATCTGGCGCTGGATCCTCGATCAGGACAACGGGGCGCTGAACCGGGTGATCCCCGGTAGCCCGGGCTGGTTGACGAGCACGTCGCTCGCGCTGATCGCGTGCATCATCGTCAACATCTGGATCGGGATCCCGTTCAACACGACGATCCTGTACGGCGGGCTGCAGGACATCCCGCCCGATCTCTACGAGGCGGCGGCGCTCGACGGGGCCACCGGCTGGCGGGCGTTCCGGTACGTCACCTGGCCGCTGCTGAGACCGGTGGTGAACGTCGTCCTGGTGCTCGGGCTGGTCTACACGATCAAGGTGCTCGACCTGATCCTCGGCCTCACCCGGGGTGGCCCGGCGAACGCCACCCAGACGCTTGCCACGCAGTCCTACCAGCTGTCGTTCGTCGAGTTCGACTTCGGCCAGGGAGCGGCGCTGGGCAACATCCTGATCGTGATCTCGCTGGTGTTCGCGTTCGTCTACCTGCGCTCGGCCCGGAGGGAAGCATGA
- a CDS encoding carbohydrate ABC transporter permease — MKGWGWTAGGVLILAVVLFPIYWMVNVSLQPSSGAAFTPWVPVELDFSGYTKAFRDQGGHLMTSLIISVGSVVLSLLIATPAAYALAHFRVRGAGVVLLGVLLSQMVPGIVVANALYTAYNDLGLLNSYLGLILADSTAGIPFAMLILRAFMGALPREVIEAAWVDGAGPVRTFRSIVLPMSRNALVTGALFTFLFTWGDFLFALTLTTTEDVRPVTLGLYTYVGSFVKDWSSVMATAVLASIPAVVLLVVAQRYVAAGTTAGSLK; from the coding sequence ATGAAGGGCTGGGGCTGGACGGCCGGCGGGGTGCTCATCCTGGCCGTGGTGCTGTTCCCGATCTACTGGATGGTCAACGTCTCGCTGCAGCCGTCGAGCGGGGCGGCGTTCACACCGTGGGTGCCGGTGGAGCTCGACTTCTCCGGCTACACCAAAGCGTTCCGTGACCAGGGCGGTCACTTGATGACCAGCCTGATCATCTCGGTGGGCAGCGTCGTGCTCAGCCTGCTGATCGCGACACCGGCGGCCTACGCGCTGGCCCACTTCCGCGTCCGCGGGGCCGGGGTCGTGCTGCTCGGTGTGCTGCTCAGCCAGATGGTGCCGGGCATCGTCGTCGCCAACGCGCTCTACACCGCGTACAACGACCTGGGCCTGCTGAACTCGTACCTCGGCCTGATCCTCGCGGACTCCACCGCCGGTATCCCGTTCGCGATGCTCATCCTGCGCGCGTTCATGGGCGCGCTGCCGCGCGAGGTGATCGAGGCCGCGTGGGTCGACGGCGCCGGTCCGGTGCGGACGTTCCGGTCGATCGTGCTGCCGATGAGCCGCAACGCGCTGGTCACCGGTGCGCTCTTCACGTTCCTGTTCACCTGGGGCGACTTCCTGTTCGCCCTCACGCTCACCACGACCGAGGACGTCCGGCCGGTGACGCTCGGTCTGTACACGTACGTCGGAAGTTTCGTGAAGGACTGGAGTTCGGTGATGGCCACCGCGGTCCTCGCGTCGATCCCCGCGGTCGTGCTGCTCGTGGTCGCGCAGCGGTACGTCGCCGCCGGTACCACCGCCGGCTCGCTCAAGTAG
- a CDS encoding beta-ketoacyl-[acyl-carrier-protein] synthase family protein, whose product MTERPSAEVSAAQAVSAASAPTGAGANVEVLVTGLGATTPLGGDVSTTWQAMLDGKSGVAALTDDWATDLPVRIAAKLAVEPTEIIERVKARRMDRVQQVAVVAAREAWSDAGSPDVDPERLAVVVGSGIGGALTLLGQWDVLREKGPRRVSPLTIPMLMPNGPAAVVGLEVGAKAAVRAPVSACATGAEAIAIGLELIRTGKADVVLAGGAEACIHPLPMAGFGAMRAMSTRNDEPERASRPFDKARDGFVLGEGGGMVVLERAEHARARGRSGYAVLAGAGITADGYDIVQPDPSGSGQARAVAEALADGGLTGADIQHVNGHSTSTPAGDMGELIALQKAIGDHPVVTATKSMTGHLLGAAGAVEAIATVLAIRDGVVPPTINLENPDDGVCLDIAANTARKMKITAAINDSFGFGGHNVALAFREL is encoded by the coding sequence ATGACCGAGCGCCCCTCCGCTGAGGTCTCCGCCGCTCAGGCGGTTTCCGCCGCCTCGGCGCCCACCGGCGCCGGGGCGAACGTCGAGGTGCTCGTCACCGGGCTGGGTGCCACCACCCCGCTCGGTGGCGACGTCTCCACCACCTGGCAGGCGATGCTGGACGGCAAGTCCGGCGTCGCGGCCCTGACCGACGACTGGGCCACCGACCTACCGGTGCGGATCGCCGCCAAGCTGGCGGTCGAGCCCACCGAGATCATCGAGCGCGTCAAGGCGCGCCGCATGGACCGCGTGCAGCAGGTGGCCGTCGTGGCCGCGCGCGAGGCCTGGTCCGACGCGGGTTCCCCCGACGTCGACCCGGAGCGGTTGGCCGTCGTGGTCGGCTCCGGTATCGGCGGCGCGCTGACGCTGCTCGGCCAGTGGGACGTGCTGCGTGAAAAGGGCCCCCGTCGGGTCTCCCCGCTCACCATCCCGATGCTGATGCCGAACGGGCCCGCTGCTGTGGTCGGGCTCGAGGTCGGCGCGAAGGCCGCCGTGCGCGCACCGGTCTCCGCGTGTGCGACCGGCGCCGAGGCGATCGCCATCGGCCTGGAGCTGATCCGCACCGGCAAGGCGGACGTCGTGCTGGCCGGTGGCGCGGAAGCCTGCATCCACCCGCTGCCGATGGCCGGCTTCGGCGCCATGCGCGCGATGTCGACGCGCAACGACGAACCCGAGCGCGCCTCGCGTCCGTTCGACAAGGCCCGGGACGGGTTCGTCCTGGGTGAGGGCGGCGGCATGGTCGTGCTCGAGCGGGCCGAACACGCCCGGGCCCGGGGCCGCTCCGGGTACGCGGTACTGGCCGGCGCCGGCATCACGGCCGACGGGTACGACATCGTGCAGCCGGACCCCTCGGGGTCGGGTCAGGCCCGGGCCGTCGCGGAGGCCCTGGCCGACGGTGGCCTCACCGGCGCCGACATCCAGCACGTCAACGGCCACTCCACGTCGACGCCCGCCGGCGACATGGGTGAGCTGATCGCGCTGCAGAAGGCGATCGGCGACCACCCGGTCGTCACCGCGACCAAGTCGATGACCGGGCACCTGCTCGGCGCGGCCGGAGCGGTGGAGGCGATCGCGACCGTGCTGGCGATCCGGGACGGCGTCGTACCGCCGACCATCAACCTGGAGAACCCGGACGACGGCGTGTGCCTGGACATCGCCGCGAACACGGCGCGGAAGATGAAGATCACCGCGGCGATCAACGACTCGTTCGGCTTCGGCGGCCACAACGTGGCGCTGGCGTTCCGCGAGCTCTGA
- a CDS encoding acyl carrier protein: MSSNDEIRAGLAEILEEIADVQKDDVADDKSFTDDLDVDSLSMVEVVVAAEEKFGVKIPDDDVQGLKTVGDAVAYISQAQA; encoded by the coding sequence GTGAGCAGCAACGACGAGATCCGCGCCGGTCTGGCTGAGATCCTCGAGGAGATCGCCGACGTCCAGAAGGACGACGTCGCCGACGACAAGTCGTTCACCGACGACCTGGACGTGGACTCGCTGTCCATGGTCGAGGTCGTGGTGGCCGCGGAGGAGAAGTTCGGCGTCAAGATCCCGGACGACGACGTCCAGGGTCTGAAGACCGTCGGCGACGCGGTGGCTTACATCTCCCAGGCGCAGGCCTGA